In Rhipicephalus microplus isolate Deutch F79 chromosome 9, USDA_Rmic, whole genome shotgun sequence, one genomic interval encodes:
- the LOC142771590 gene encoding uncharacterized protein LOC142771590, which translates to MEVNICRPENTWGQMQRPANKRSHICCYCFKSFANNSNLQRHVRTRCKYRCPQVLPNGTGVVKHNSPVKDVSCEMLVCDRCSKGFSRKADFNRHIDLEHRDGQTSHSCYLCPDAFDNVLSLQTHLNAHMSDSNKLHVDSLKRESDEQHHDCLPEPQYSCNSCSVMFADEYVLAEHVLIAHSLELLCMDKKPLFNKHCADECEVMDDFDNTVHELLAMPSHDCNPCAETFKEASGLAEHIENNHPRASCSLDKQQENNANHHEGTSVTMATCQVKKPITPIHHACHLCPEGFAKGTTLLQHVHIVHGAVTKHLDTKFPGSSKQSNFKEAHFCEAITAIHHACHLCPEGFAEGTTLQLHVRTVHGAVTKHLDTKFSGSSKQSNFKEAHFCETITPIHHTCHLCPEGFAEGTTLQQHVRTVHGAVTKHLDTKFLGSTKQSKFKKTHICDQCSKSFRSKGHLTRHQMTHTLSRPFACHLCPGTFTQKGILKRHIQRHSGLKRFSCPHCSKGFLIKAELHIHMRTHTGERPYVCEVCSAAFSARDNLRKHEATHTGLRPFACPQCPRSFTRCQTLKRHLRRHTGERPFACTLCPRKFTRRNLLREHTEAVHQVRTPAT; encoded by the coding sequence ATGGAAGTCAACATATGTCGACCAGAAAACACCTGGGGACAAATGCAACGTCCTGCAAACAAGCGATCCCACATCTGCTGCTACTGCTTCAAGTCGTTTGCCAATAATAGCAATCTTCAACGCCATGTTCGTACTCGGTGCAAATATCGCTGTCCTCAAGTTTTACCCAATGGCACAGGTGTCGTGAAGCACAATTCTCCAGTGAAAGATGTTAGTTGTGAAATGCTCGTTTGTGACCGGTGTTCCAAAGGCTTCTCCAGGAAGGCAGATTTCAATCGACACATTGACCTAGAACACAGAGACGGGCAGACGAGCCACAGCTGCTACTTGTGCCCTGACGCCTTTGACAATGTGTTGTCTCTACAGACCCACCTCAATGCCCACATGTCAGACTCAAACAAGCTACATGTCGATAGCCTGAAGCGTGAGAGCGATGAACAGCATCATGACTGTTTGCCAGAACCGCAGtacagctgcaacagctgcagcGTAATGTTTGCCGACGAATACGTCCTCGCCGAGCATGTACTGATCGCACATTCCCTCGAGCTGCTGTGCATGGATAAGAAGCCACTGTTCAATAAGCATTGTGCTGATGAATGCGAGGTGATGGACGACTTTGACAATACAGTACATGAGTTGTTGGCCATGCCGTCCCATGATTGCAACCCTTGTGCCGAGACCTTCAAGGAAGCATCCGGCCTTGCAGAGCACATCGAAAACAACCATCCAAGGGCGAGTTGTTCTCTGGACAAGCAACAGGAGAATAATGCAAATCATCATGAGGGGACATCTGTGACGATGGCGACTTGCCAGGTCAAGAAGCCCATAACTCCCATTCACCACGCATGCCACCTCTGCCCCGAAGGGTTTGCAAAGGGCACCACTCTGCTACAGCATGTTCACATAGTCCATGGTGCTGTCACGAAACATTTGGACACAAAATTTCCTGGTTCGAGCAAGCAGAGCAACTTCAAAGAAGCCCATTTCTGCGAGGCCATAACTGCCATTCACCACGCATGCCACCTCTGCCCCGAAGGGTTTGCCGAAGGCACCACACTGCAACTACATGTTCGCACAGTCCATGGTGCTGTCACGAAACATTTGGACACAAAATTTTCTGGTTCGAGCAAGCAGAGCAACTTCAAAGAAGCTCATTTCTGCGAGACCATAACTCCCATTCACCACACATGCCACCTCTGCCCCGAAGGGTTTGCCGAAGGCACCACACTGCAACAACATGTTCGCACAGTCCATGGTGCTGTGACGAAACATTTGGACACAAAATTCCTTGGTTCGACCAAGCAGAGCAAGTTCAAGAAAACCCATATCTGCGATCAATGTTCCAAGAGTTTTCGCTCCAAGGGGCACCTGACACGACACCAGATGACACATACGTTGTCGAGGCCTTTTGCATGTCACCTCTGTCCAGGGACATTCACCCAGAAGGGCATCTTGAAACGACACATTCAGCGGCACTCCGGCCTCAAGCGCTTCTCCTGCCCACACTGCTCCAAGGGCTTCCTCATCAAGGCTGAACTGCACATTCACATGCGCACGCACACGGGTGAGCGGCCTTACGTCTGCGAAGTGTGCTCGGCTGCGTTCTCTGCGCGAGACAACCTGCGAAAGCATGAGGCCACTCACACAGGCTTGAGACCTTTTGCATGTCCGCAGTGTCCCAGGTCTTTTACCAGGTGCCAGACTCTAAAACGCCACTTACGGAGGCACACGGGGGAGAGGCCCTTTGCGTGCACGTTGTGCCCGAGGAAGTTCACACGCCGGAATCTGCTCCGTGAGCACACTGAAGCAGTCCATCAAGTTAGAACTCCTGCCACTTAA